The following is a genomic window from Hymenobacter monticola.
GCCAGAGCATCATCAACGGACCCATCGACGGGCCCGACACCAACCTGATTCTGCCTTTCAACCAGGACCTCGGCCCCGGCTCGGCCGGCAGTACTGAGTACCGCGTGACCACTACGGGCACTTCGCCCAACCAGGTGTGCACCATTCAGTGGAAAAACGTGTCGGACAAGGCCCGCGGCGCCATTGGCACCCAGTACGCCAACTTCTCCTTCCAGGCCAAGCTTTACGAAAGCTCGAACCAAATCGAGTTCGTGTACGGCACGGCCACGCCCGGTGCCACCAGCGCCGACGTCGCCAAGTTCTGCTTGGTGGGCATCAAGGGCTCTACTACCGCGGCTTCCATTCTGGGTACGAAGGCTTCGACCACGCCGTGGTCGGGCACTGTATTTGCCGCTGGCGCCTATACCGCCAACGGCCATAACGTGCGCGTGACGCAACTGCCCGACCCGGGCCGTACTTACCGCTTCAGCATCCCGGTGGCCAACGACGCCGCAGTGTCGGCCATTCAGGGCTACGCTTCGGTGATTGTGCCCGCCAACAACCCCGTTACGCTGCGCGCCGTGGTGCGCAACGCCGGTACTACCGCCCTGACCACGGCCACCGCCGTGACACTGACCATCAGCGGCGCCAATACCTACACTGCTACGCAAAACATCGCCACCATCGCCCTCAATGGTTCGGGTGTGGCCACGTTCTCAGGCATCACGCTGGCCAACGCCGGCCAGAACACGGTAACCATCTCGGTGCCCAGCGACGGCAACAACACCAACAACACGTTGTCGCAGACGATGGAAACCAGCGCGACTACGTTCTCGGCCGCTACCCCGAACGCCTTGGCTGCCAACAGCGGTTTCCAGGCCGGCGAGGATGGCTACTACGCCACCAAGATGACCCTGAACACCCCGCGCAGCATCACGGCCGTAACGGCCCTGCTGACCGATGTGGGCAACCAGGCCACGGCCAAAACCTCGGTGGGTGAGCGCGTGTACGGCGTGGTGATTAACGCCACGACCGGTGCCGTGCTGGCCCGTTCGGCTGACTATACCATCACGGCGGCTGACTTCAACGTCTTCCACACGTTCACTTTCGCCGCGCCGGCCACGGTGCCGGCCGGCGACGTGCTCATCGGCATGGGCCAGGCGGCTTCCACCGGTACGCTGCCGTTCTATCCCTTTGGCGTGCAAGCCGAAGACCCTAACCGCCCCAATACTTATTACATTGGCGACGTAGTAGCAGTTGCGCCTCCCACGGCTGCCCTGACGGCTGCTACCCAAACCGGCTTCAAGTTTCCCTTCGGTGCCATCACGGCAGCTCCGGCCAACAACGACCTGGCTGTGAACGAGATTCAGGGCTACGGCTCTATCGCCGTGCCTGCGGGCAACCCGTTCACCCTGCGCGCCGTGGTGCGCAACGCCGGTATTGTTGCCGTTTCGGCCCCGGTGACGGTGACGCTGACCATCAGCGGCGCCAACACTTTCACCCAGACGCAGACCCTGACGTCGCTGGCCGTGGGCGCTACCAGCGTCGTGACCTTCAGCAACATCAGCCTGACCAACGTGGGCGCCAACACGGTGACTGTGACCTTGCCCAACGACGACGTGGCCGGCAATAACACGGTGACCCAGGCCATGGCCACCAGCGCCACGCGCTTCTCGCACATTGTGGCTGGGGTGCCCCCGGTTAGTGCTTACGGTGTTACGCCGGGTGCCGCCGCCACTACGCGCGCTTATTGCGTGAAGTACACGGTGAATACCCCGCGCGACGTGACGGCCGTGCGTGCTTTCATCTACAACGACCCGAATCTGGTGACCCGCAACACGAACGTGTACGGCGTGGTGCTGAACCCGACCACCGGCGCGGTTATCGCGCGCTCGGCCGACTACGCCATCACGACTGCCGACCTGGGCCAATTGCACACCTTCAACCTGTCGGGCAGCGTGCCCGCCGGCGATTTCCTCGTGGGGATGGCCATTGTGGTACCCGCGGGTGCTTCCACCGACATTGTGTACCCCATGGCTTACCAGTCGGAAGTGCCGGCCCGCACGGGTATGTTCTACTCGGCTAACATCACCACGCCGGCGGCTCCTGTTGATGTAGCGACGCTGAACGTTCGCTTCATGCTGGAGGCTGAAACGGCTGCTCCCGCTACCTGCCCGGTGCCCACGGCCTTCGTTTCGACGGGCTCGACGCCCACCACGGCTTCGTTCAGCTTCACGGCCGCCGCTGGCGCCACCGGCTACCAGATTGTGTACGGCCCGCAAGGCTTCACCCCGGGCGGTGCCAACAGCACCACCTCGCCCACCTTCACCGGCACCACCTACACGCTGAGCGGCCTGACGGGCGGCACGACCTACGAGTTCTACATCCGCACGATTTGCAGCGCCACCGACCAGAGCGCTTACGCCGGCCCGGTGCGCGTCATCACGGCCTGCACGCCGCCGGTTATCAGCACTTACCCCTACGCCCAGAACTTCGACGTGATTACGGCTGGCCAAACGCTGCCTTGCGGCATCACCGTGCTGGACAGCAACAACGACGGCTTCACCTGGCGCGCCACGGGTACCGTGGATGCCAGCCTCGCCACGGGCAACATCTCGCGCTCGAGCCCGAACGCCATGGTGTATAGCTACAACTCGGCCGACGTGACGGTGGGTGCCAACGACTGGTTCTTCAGCCCGGCCCTGACCATGAACAACACGCAGCGCTACCGCTTGCAGTTCTACTTCCGCGCCGCCGCCGGCTACCCCGAAGGCCTGGAAGTGAAGTACGGCACGGCAGCTACCGCCGCTGGCCAGACGACCACCATCTACACCAACACCAACATCACGAGCACGCTGTACCGTCCGGCCAACAACACCACCACGCCGGTAGTAGCCGACATCACGCCTGCCAACGGCACGTATTACATCGGCTTCCACGCCATCAGCGCTGCCAGCTCGGGCTTCCTGGCCGTGGACGACCTCACAATTTCGGCCGGTCCGCTGGCTACTTCGGAGGCGCTGAAGCGCGCCGTGAGCGTGTTCCCGAACCCGTCGAACACGGGCGTGTTCAACCTGGAAATCCACGGTGCCAACGCCAAGCAGGCGCTGGTGGTGGAAGTGACCAACATGCTGGGCCAGCGCGTGTACACGGGCACGGCCAAGGACAACTTCCAGAACAGCGTGAACCTGTCGAGCCTGCAGTCGGGCATCTACTCCATCACCGTGCGCAACGGCCAGGAGTACACCCAGCAGCAGATTGCGATTGTGAAGTAAGCTGCGGCTGATTTCTTGTTAAGGCAAAAGGGCCGCCCGTTTGGGCGGCCCTTTTTGTTTGGGTGATAAGACCGTTACTGAGCTCCCAGCTTTTGGGGTCTTCGTCCGTGGAGGCCGGTTGAACGACGTTGGGGCGGGGCCTGCCCCTGCCCGTTCGTCAAACGAAATTGTTAAACCGGCACGAATAGCCGGGCGGGGGCAAGCCCCGCCCCTACGTCGTTTGAACAAGCATCAGTGTCAAGAAATACATCGGATTGAAGCGCAACCTCCGGCCTATTCGGAAGCCCACTTCGCTTTAGCAGGAAGTACTTCCGGTACATGTAAAAGCCCACCCCGCCGAGACGGGATGGGCTTTTGGCATTTCAGCAGCAAGCTGCGGCTAGCTCACCGGTTGGGGGCGGGCGGCCCGGCGGCCGGCTTCTTCGGTAGCTTGGGCTTCGGGGGCTTCGTCGGCCACCACGCCTTTGCCGCCGCGCTGGCGCACACTCAGGCCGAAGCCTAGGGCCATGAGCAGGGTGCCGCTCCAAAGCAGGTTGATGAAGGGCTTTTCCATGGCCTTGAGGATGACGTAGTCCTTTTGGGTGGTGCTCACGCCGAAGGTGAACTTGCCGGCCGTGGGGTCGATGGCGTTGAGGGTAAGGCGCACGCCGAGGTCTTCCACCTCGTCGGGCACGCGGCCTACCATGCGGTTGCGCACTACAAACACGGGGTGGGCGTGGTACTGGCGCTTCTCACCGGTCACAATCATGTCGGCCTGCAGGGCCAGGTCGCCCTTTTGCAGGTTGAGGCCGGCGGTTTCGTGGGCCGGCTCAATGGCCCGGAACACGGCAAAGTAGTCGTTCAGGAAAATAGTGTCGCCCACGGCCAGCACGTGCTCGGTGGCCTCGCTCCAGGGCTTCTCCTTGCGCGGGTCGAGCACAGAGCTCACGTGGGTGTAGATGTCGTGGCCCCAGAACTTCTTGATGGCCGGCGAGGCCAGCAGGCCGCCGCCTTCGCCGCCGCCCATCTCGTCGTTCACCTGCGCGCGCGGGTATAGTGCAAACTGCTCGCCCGACTTCACATTCTTGTAGTTGATGCGGTAGTAGGTGTTTTCGGGCAGGATGTTCACCGTGTCGCCGGTCTTGTAGTAGGTCTTGCCGTCGACGGCAATGGGGGCGCGGGCCAGGGCTTTGTACTCGTCGTCGGTGCGGTAGAGGAACTGCTTGTCGACGTAGCCGGGCACGCCGGGCACCTCATAAAACTGGCCGGTGTAGGTGAGCTGGTAGCCGTGCATGGGCGTGGTTTCGTTGCGCCACAGCAGCACGTTGTCGCGGTTCAGGTCCTCGCTGAACTCGCGCGAGTACAGCAGGCCCGATACGTTGCGCGAAATGATGTTAGAGTAGCCCGCCGAGGCCAGAATGCCCAGCAGCATCAAGGCAATGCCCAAGTGGGCCACCGCGCCGCCCGAGAGGCGGACGCCGCGCCGCAGCAGGGTGAAAATCATCCCAAAGTTGGCCAGCACCCCAAACAGGCCCGCCAGCGTGAGCACCACGTAGGGTGCCGATATGGTGAGGCCATTGTAGCGCACCAGCAGTACCACCAGGGCCGTGCCCAGCAGGGCCAGCAGCGTGGGCGCGGTGAGCGAATTAATGACGGTTTCGCGGTTGTTGCGCTGCCACCACATTATCTGGGCGATGCCCGAGAGCAGGGCCACGCCCACGCCCATCCAGAGCTGCAGCTTGGAATAGTGGGCAATCTGGTCGGCGGGCAGGGCCACGTTGGTTTTGATGCCAATCAGTCCCATGAAGGAGTTATACACCGGAATGCTGGTGGTGAACAGCACCTGGAAGGCGCCCAGGCACAGCACCGTGGCCCCCACAAACACCCACAGCTCGGGGTTATACGCCGTCAGCTCTTTGGGCGAAACCGGAATCTCTTTCCAGCGCGAAATCAGCAGCGCCACCGCCAGCACCGCAAAGGCTGCGAGGTAGATGAACAGCTGTCCGCTCAGGCCCAAATCCGTGAAGGAGTGCACCGAGGCATTGCCCAGCACGCCCGAGCGGGTGAGGAAAGTGGCGTAAAGAATAAGCACGAATGTGGCTACCACCAGCGCAAAAGCGGTGCGCAGGCCGGTGCGGCGCTTCTGCCACAGCACCAAGGCGTGCAAGGAGGCCACCAGCACCAGCCAAGGAATGTACACGGCGTTTTCGACGGGGTCCCAGTTCCAGTAGCCGCCGAAGTTCAGGGTTTCATAGGCCCAGTAGGCGCCCATCACCACGCCCACACCCAACACGCCGCCGCCCACCAGCGTCCAGGGCAGGGCGGGCTTCACCCAACTGGTGAGCTCACGCTTCCAGAGGGCCGCGATGGCGAAGGCGAAGGGCACCAGCGTGAGCGCGAAGCCCAGGAACAGCGTGGGCGGGTGAATCACCATCCAGTAGTTCTGCAGCAGGGCGTTGAGGCCGGTGCCGTCTTTGGGCACGAAGTTGGGGTTCATCTTCCACACCGGTAGGTCGGTGAGGAACTCGCGCAGCAGGATGAAAGGGGAGGAGCCCACCTTCACGCCACCCAGCACCACGCCCAGAATCATGCTCACCAGAAACAGCTGCACACCGCTGAACACGGCCATCACCGGTGCCTCCCACTTGCGGTTGAAGCGCATGATGCAGAAGCCCAGCAGCACCTGCCAGAATATCCAGAGCAGGAACGAGCCCTCCTGGCCTTCCCAGAAGCAGGAAATCATGTACTCCACCGGCAGGTGGTTGGAACTGTGGCTCCAGGCGTAGTAGTACTCGTAGCGGTGGGCGTGAATGATGTTGAACAAGCACCCGATGACCACGAAAACAGCCGCGCCGTGCACGAAAAACGCGCCCCGGGCCAGCCGCCGCCAACTGGCGTCTTCCTCACCCAGCGCCCGGCCCCGCGAAGCCTGAAAGTAGCCGTACGCGGCCACCAAAGCCGCCGCAAACGCCAAGATGACGCTCAGGTGGCCGATTTGTCCTACTAATAAGTTCATAAGCTAAAGAATATCCGGCAAATTTACGGCCGCGCCGCCGGAGCCGGGAGCTTCAACAACAACCGGTCGGTGAAAAAGGCGCCCCGCGGCGGATGACAAGTGATTTCAACGGCAATTTTTTCCAGGCCTGCGTCCTGCCACTTGCGCACGGGCACCTCGGCCTGGCGCGCATCGCCGGGCTGATTAACGAGCTGCCGGGCCAGCAGCACCCGCCCGGTGCCCGGGTCGGTGATGATGACCGACAGGCGGGCCTTGTTCGGGTATTTGCGCAGGGGCAGCGTCACCACGTCGGTGCGCGGGGCGGTGCCGGGCAGAGGCGCGGTGGCAGCGGTGCCGTAGGCGTACCACCACTGGCGCAGGCGGTCGGCGGCCGGGCCGGCATCGGCGCGGGTGGTCACCACCTGGTAGTCGTAGATGCCGGGACCGGGCAGCGTGTCGGCCACGGCGTAGGCGGTTTCAGGGCGGCCGTAGGTGTCGCGGCGCACGGGCACGTAACGCACCTCGGTGCTGCGGTACTGATGAATCTCGCGGCGCATCACCCGGCAGCCGGGCGTGCTGGCCAGCGAATCGGGCACGGTCCAGCGCAGCTCTACGACGCGGCTGGCGGTGGGCAGCAGGCGGGTAGGGTTGGGCGGGAAGTAGCTCACGGGCATGCCGGTGGCGGTCTGGCTCACTTGCAGCGTAAACTGGCAGAAGTCCTTGAGGTAGCCGTCCACGTCGAGCAGGTAGGGCTGGCCGGCGCGCAGCGAATCCAGCGTCACAAACACGTCGTCCTGGGTGCCCAGGGAGGTACAGCTCAGAATGCGGTAGGTGGCCGGCTGGCAGGGCGTGCCCATGAGCACCACCAGCTGCACACCGCGCACGTCGCGGCACTTCTGCCCGCCAATGTTGATGAAATAGCGCCCCGCTGTTTTGGGTGTGAACTCAAACCATTGGTCGTTGTGGTACTCGATGCATTTACCGGTCAGACGCTCATCTACACAGCTGCGCTGCACGGTGCAGCCGGTGGTGCTGGAAGTCACAGTTTCTTCCGGGCGCAGCACGCGCCGGTTTTCGATGTTGTCGTTGGGCGCCTGGGCCGCGGCGGTAGCGAAGAAGCAAACCACCAGCCCCAATGAAAAAAGCACCCGGTTTCCGAAGCGACGTATCGTTTCAGAAACCGGGTGCCGGGGTGCTTGCGGGCGGGCCAACTACTACTGAACCGAAGCCGTGGCGCCTTCCAAATCCTTCTTCACGTATTTGCTGGGGCACTTCAGTAGAATTTGGTCGGCCATGAACACGTCACCCTTCATGGCGCCGGTGATGACCACTTGCTCTGAAGCGTCGAAATCTTGGGGCTTGGGGTTATTGTACACCACGCGCTGGGCAATCTGGGTGCTGTCCACGAGCGTGAAGGCGAAGTAGTTGGGGTCTTTCAGCGGGTCGTATTCCAGGCCCACGGGCTGCTTGCGGGCGTCGCGCGGGAGGCGACCCACCACGTGCACCTTGGTGGTGTTGCCCTCGGCGGCGCGGGCGCGGGCCTCGCCAAAGCCTACGTACATGCTGGCGTCGGCGGTGGTGCTGAGGATGATGGCGGCGGCCACCGCGATGATGGCAATGATAAACAGGCTAGACTTTTTCATTGTGAATCAGCAACAGGTTTGGGACGCGGGTGGTGCCGCGCAATGGCGAAAAAATCAGGAATTAGCTTCTTTTTCCAGTTTACTCACCTTCCGGTCGAGGGAGAACAAATACACCAACAAGCCGGCCACGATGATGACCACCACCGCCACCACCACGTAAATCTTACCGTTCTGGCGTAAGGTATCGGCCATGTCCACGCCGTCGGGCGTGGGGGCCTGGGCTGCCGCCCGTTGGGCGAATTGAAACAACAAAACCAGGAGGGCGCACGCGCGCAAAACGCTATTTTTCATCGTTGCGAATTTTCAGAAATTCCAGCCGGCTGCTGATTTGCGTCAGCCAGAAGGCAAAAAGTACCCAGCCGATGACGGCGGTGTAGAACACGGGCCGCATGGTGCTGTCAAGGTCGTATTGGTTGAAGCCGGGGTTGCCGGTTTGGCCGGGGTGCAGGCTGTTGCCCGACACGCGGGGCAGCACAAACAGCAGCGGAATGGCCGCCGCAAACGCGAAAATGTTGTAGATGGCCGACACCCGCGCCCGCTGCTGCTCGTCGCGGAACGAGCCGCGCAGTATCAGGTAGGCGCCGTAGATGAGCAGGGCCACGGCCGCCCCGTTGAGGCGCGGGTCCTCCTTCACCCACCACGAGCCCCAGGTGAAGCGGGCCCACAGGCTGCCCGTCATCAACCCCAGCACGCCCAGCACAATGCCGCTTTTCACCGCTTCGTGGGCCAGCACGTCGAGCCGTGTCGACGGATTGCGCAGGTACAGAATGGAATACCACACCGACACCATGAGCACCATGAACATGGAAAACCACATCGGCACGTGGAAAAACAGGTTGCGGATGCTCTCGTTCACAATGGGCAGGCGCGGCACCGGAATCAGCAGCCCGGCCACCGAGCCGGCCAGCAGCAGCACCGCCGTCAGCGCCTTCCACAGCATGCCCGGGGTGCGCTGCTCAATCAGCCGCTGGCCGCCCCAGATGCCCCCCACCGTGAAGGCGAGGCCCACAATGCTGCCAATGATTTTTGCGGTCGTCATACTATTCAACTGCTTGCGGCGCGGCTTAGCCCCGCCATAAAAAAGGAAACAACACGTACGAGGCTGCGCCCACTATCATATTGAGCGCCAGCAGCGTCAGCAACGACTGCTGGCTCACGCCGCGGTCCAGCCCGTCCAGCGCGTTCTTGCTCACCTTAATGAGCAGCAGCAGCATGGGCACCATCAGCGGGAAGCCCAGAATGGCCATGAGCGTGGCGCCGTTGCCACCGGCCTTGGCCGCAATGCCCGACACCAGCGTGAGCGTGGTAGCAAAACCCACGGCGCCCAGCAGCAAGTTCAGCACGAACAGCGCCGGGTCCTGAATGGGGTTGCCCAGAAAAACCGTGTAGAGAAACAAGCCGAGTAAGGCCACCGCGGTGAGCAGCAGAGCGTTGTAAATAATTTTGGCCAGAATGACGGCCTGGGGCCGCACCAGTGTGTAGTAATACAGCCGCTGGCCGGGGCTTTCCTGCATAAAGCCCTTGGCCACGGCATTGAGGGCGGCAAAGAGCAAAATGACCCACAGCAGGGCGTTCCAGGCCGGCGGTGGGGGCGTGCCACCGCGCAGGCTGAAGCTCAGGAAGCACACAAACACCGTGCTGCCCACGTAGAGCAGCAGCCCCCCCAGTGCCGCCCGCTGCCGCCATTCCAAGCGGAAGTCTTTGGCTAGCAGGGTGGAAATTTCGCGGAGTAGGGGCACAGTCGAAGGCTACGGTTCGGGCCGCAAAGATACGCCAGACCCGACCCGAATTATTCTCCCACCCGCACTTTTGCCGTGGCCGTTCGGTCTTGCTGGCTCACCGTCAGCACGTAGAGACCCGGCGGCAACTGCCCCGTCGGTACCGTGAGTTGGGCATTGCTGGGCGTGGTTTCGGTGGTGTAAACTGATTGCCCTAACGCATTGCGCAGCGTCAGGCTGGCCGAGGCGCTGGAGGGCAGGCGAATAGTCAGCGCTTCATGTACCGGGTTTGGGTAAGCGGCTAGTTCCAGAACCGCCGCAGCCTGACGTGCCTCCAATACGCTGGTGGCGCGCATAGGCATAAAGTTGAGCAAGCCAAGCGCCGCTTGGTCTACCTGGTGCACGATGTGGCTTTCGGCCACGGCGGCCGAGTTGGTACCCCAGTCGTTGTTCTGGGCCAGCATGTTGTCGGGCATGTTCAGGTAAAAGTCGTATACTTGGCCACCGTTGCCGTTGTTATAGAACTGGTTGAGGCCCACGTTGAGGCTGTCGGCACTGCTCACGTTGCCGAAGCTCATAGTGGGGCCGGGGTTGGTGCTGGTGCTTGAGGTGCGCAGCACCGTCACGCCCCACAGGTTGCCGCGCAGCACGTTGCGGCTGGCAACGCCGGTGAGCGTAGCGTTGCCCTGCAGGTTGATGCCGCTCCCACCGGTATTGGCGTTGGGGTTGATGTTGTTGTTCTCTATAACGTTGCGGGTGATGACCGCCTGAATGCCTGGTCCCTGCAGCACAATGCCATAGCGGTTGTTGGCAATGCGGTTTTGGCGGATGCGCACCACCGTATTGCCAGACACGCCCAGCAAGTTGGACACCGCCACACCGCCAGCCATATTGTATGGCCCCCCGATAACCTGGCAGCGCTCAATCACAATGGGCGTAGCGCCACCAATGCCCAGGTTAATCTGTGGGGTGTTGGCATTCTCGGTGTCGTTGTTCCGAAACAGGCAGTTCTGAATCACCGGCGAGGTATTGCGGTTGGACGGACTCTGGACGCCCGCGCGGGCGTTGGCATAAATGCGGCAATTGAGAATGCGCGGCGCCCCGCCCGACGGGCTGATGGCCCCGCTGTTGGTGGCGGTGCTGCCAATGCGCGCCACTTGGTAGCGCACCACGCAGCTATCCAGCAACAAGTCATTATCAAGAATGCGAATGCCGCCGCCATACTCCACAATGGTTTTGCGCAGCCGCGAGCCCTGGCTGGTGGCCGAAAACGTGAGCCCGCTAAACGGCGCCGTGCTGGCCTGCGCCGTGATTTTCACCGAGTCGCGCGGGTTCACCAGCAGCACGCCATCCACCGTGAGCAGGGCCGCCGCGGCCACGCGCAAGGTGGCGTTGGTGGTGATGGAGAGCGTATCGGTGGGGCTGAGGCGCAGGTTGCCGTTCACGGCGTAGGTGCCCGGGCCGGTGAGCACCACGTTGGAGCCGGTGGCAGCCGCCAGCTGGGCCAGCGTCCAGCGCACGCCGGTGCCGGGCGTCTGGTACTGGGCAAAAGCACTGGAAGCAGCCAGCGTGAGCAGGGCGGAGAGTAGCAGCTTTTTCATAGCGGAAAGGGCTTGGTGGACGACGGGCGAAGAACGGAAGTGCCAGGTTACCGGGCCGATGCAATATACAAAAAGGCTCCTGGCAACGAAGCCAGGAGCCTTTTCAACGCAATGACGAATTAAGCGCTAACAGTTAAAAGTCGTAGCCGAGCGTGAAGTAGAATTTTGGCCCCTTGGTTGTATAGTCTTCTTGGCCCCAGGCCACGTCTACTTTGCCGTAGAAGCCGAGCAAGGTGGTGCGCGCGCCCACGCCGTAGCCAATGAGCAAGGGGTTACGGAAGTTGATAACGGTGGCAGTGAAGTAGTTGCCATTGCCGCCCGCCTTCACGGTGTTGGCCGAGTTGTCGACGCCGAAGGGGTTGGTGCCCGAATAAGCCGTGCCGGCATCGGCGAAGCCCGTGAGCTGCAGGTTGCGGAAGAAGCCCGAGTAGATGGGCCGGTGCGCGAAGTACTGCACAATGGGAATGCGCAGCTCGCTGTTGAACAGCACGTAGCGCGGGCCGCTACGGGCGCTGTAGTTGAAGCCGCGCAGGTTGGTCACGAAGTCCTGGTTCATCACTTGGTCGGCAGCCGAGTAGCCAGGCAGGAAGCGAGCCTGGGTGTAGTCGGCGTTAAGCCAGTCGTCCATGCCGCCGATGCGGAACACCTGGGCACGCGGGCCAAAAAACTGCCCGTAGCTGGCCCGGTTGGCCCACACAATGGAGCGGCTGATTTTCTGATAGTGACGCAGGTCAATCACAAACTTGCTAAAGCTAAGGCCCTTGTCGCCCAGGCTATTCAGGCTCTGCAGGCTGGCTTTCAGGCGCGTGCCCACCACCATGTTCACGCCGGTGTTGATGCTGTTGTCGAACACCAGTTCGCCTTTGTAGCCAATGTAGTTGGTGCTTTGGTCATTGGCCGTCGATACATCGCCCAGCTGCGTGCTTGAGATATTCACAAAGCGCGGCCCGCCGCGCAGGCTCAGGTTGTGGGTGAGGGGGTAGGCAATGGTGGGCGCTACCTCGTGGCGGCCGTAACGGTAGTTATAAGAGCCAATGCCGAAGAAGTAAGCCTGCTTCTGATAGCCCACGCCCCAGTCGTAGCGCTTGGTGAGGTTGGTGTAGCCCACGCGGATGTTGCTAGTGCGCAGGTCGAACAAGCCAAAAATGCTGGCGTCGATGCGCTGGTTTTCCAGCACGTCGGTCAGTGCCGCCTTGAACTGCAGGCCCAAGCCCAGCAGCGGGTCCACGTACAGCGCCGTCGACACGTTGTCGGCCATGAAGCGCGTGTCGTACCGGAAGGGGCCCGTCAGCGGATTATCCACCTGGGACTGCGCGGTAGCGGCCGCAGCCGTCGAAGCAGCGGTGGGCGTGAGGCGCCGGCGCTTGGCGGCCGCGGCCTGGGCCGGCTCGTCTTCCTCAAATTGATAGTCGCTGGTGTTCACCTGGCCGGTCGATTTCCCCTTGGCTGGGGCATTGGCGGGCGCACTGGCGGAATCGGCCGCCGCCGCTGCCACCGACGATGGCGAAGGTGTAGGCACCGGCGCTGGCTTGGGTGGCGTCACGGTGCGCGGCGGAGCCGAACGGTCCTCCAGCGTTTGCTGGCGGGTGGTTTTGGTGAGGGGCAGGGCCGTGGGCGGCAGCGCGTACTCGGGGTAGAGATAGAGGATGTCGCGCGCCTGCGCCGGCGCCACAAACACCAGTGCCTTGGTGGTGGCGCTGTAGTCAAAATCCTGCGTGTTGGGCAGCCAACTGGTGAGAATGCCGCGCTGCTTGGTTTTGAGCGAGTAGCGGTAGATGGCCCGCACGCCGCTTTCCTCGCCCAGGTACAGAATCTCGTCGTCGGAAATGGCGCGCGGGCGCGTCTCGTTCGAAATGGTGCTCACCAGCGTCTCCACCGGAATGGCGCGGCCGTCGAGGTGGTACTCAAACAGGTCGTAGTTGTTCACCACATTCTGGAAAGTGGCCGGTCGGGCACGCCCCGCCGAGTCGAGGTAGCGGTTTGAGCTGAACACGATGCCCTGCCCGTTAGGCAAGAACACCGGCTGCACGTCGTCGAACAAGTCGTTGGTGAGCTGCTCGGCCTGCCGGCTACCGGCGCGCAGCACATAAATGTCGTTTTGCCCGTTGCACACAGCGCTAAAAGCCAGTGCCTTGCCATCGGGCGAGTAGCTCATGCTCAGCACTTGGTCGTAGGGCTCGAACAAAGAAGCGGGCCGCGAGAAGCGAATGGATTCGGCCACGCGGCGCACCAGGCCGCGGCCGTCGGCGTCGCGCAGACGCAGGGTCATTTTGCCCCGGCTCATTTCGGCCACGGCCACTTGCGCGTTGCCACGCCAGGCTATCACTGGCAGACGGGTTTCAATTTGCTGGTCGGGAGTTTTGTAGCCGCCGCGGCTCAGGGTGCGGCGGTGTGAGCCGTCGCGGTTCATCACTACTACGCGGTAGCGGCCCTGCTCATTCTGGGCGTAAGCCACCAGCTGGCCGTTGGGGCTCACCACGGGCTGCGAAAACACGTCGGCGTGGCGGTTGCGGCCGCCCAGCCGAAACTTCTTGTCGGGCTCGGTCAGCGAGGCCACGGCC
Proteins encoded in this region:
- a CDS encoding CcmD family protein; amino-acid sequence: MFQFAQRAAAQAPTPDGVDMADTLRQNGKIYVVVAVVVIIVAGLLVYLFSLDRKVSKLEKEANS
- the ccsA gene encoding cytochrome c biogenesis protein CcsA; the encoded protein is MTTAKIIGSIVGLAFTVGGIWGGQRLIEQRTPGMLWKALTAVLLLAGSVAGLLIPVPRLPIVNESIRNLFFHVPMWFSMFMVLMVSVWYSILYLRNPSTRLDVLAHEAVKSGIVLGVLGLMTGSLWARFTWGSWWVKEDPRLNGAAVALLIYGAYLILRGSFRDEQQRARVSAIYNIFAFAAAIPLLFVLPRVSGNSLHPGQTGNPGFNQYDLDSTMRPVFYTAVIGWVLFAFWLTQISSRLEFLKIRNDEK
- a CDS encoding heme exporter protein CcmB; this translates as MPLLREISTLLAKDFRLEWRQRAALGGLLLYVGSTVFVCFLSFSLRGGTPPPPAWNALLWVILLFAALNAVAKGFMQESPGQRLYYYTLVRPQAVILAKIIYNALLLTAVALLGLFLYTVFLGNPIQDPALFVLNLLLGAVGFATTLTLVSGIAAKAGGNGATLMAILGFPLMVPMLLLLIKVSKNALDGLDRGVSQQSLLTLLALNMIVGAASYVLFPFLWRG
- a CDS encoding T9SS type A sorting domain-containing protein — translated: MKKLLLSALLTLAASSAFAQYQTPGTGVRWTLAQLAAATGSNVVLTGPGTYAVNGNLRLSPTDTLSITTNATLRVAAAALLTVDGVLLVNPRDSVKITAQASTAPFSGLTFSATSQGSRLRKTIVEYGGGIRILDNDLLLDSCVVRYQVARIGSTATNSGAISPSGGAPRILNCRIYANARAGVQSPSNRNTSPVIQNCLFRNNDTENANTPQINLGIGGATPIVIERCQVIGGPYNMAGGVAVSNLLGVSGNTVVRIRQNRIANNRYGIVLQGPGIQAVITRNVIENNNINPNANTGGSGINLQGNATLTGVASRNVLRGNLWGVTVLRTSSTSTNPGPTMSFGNVSSADSLNVGLNQFYNNGNGGQVYDFYLNMPDNMLAQNNDWGTNSAAVAESHIVHQVDQAALGLLNFMPMRATSVLEARQAAAVLELAAYPNPVHEALTIRLPSSASASLTLRNALGQSVYTTETTPSNAQLTVPTGQLPPGLYVLTVSQQDRTATAKVRVGE